The Vitis riparia cultivar Riparia Gloire de Montpellier isolate 1030 chromosome 10, EGFV_Vit.rip_1.0, whole genome shotgun sequence genome includes a region encoding these proteins:
- the LOC117923538 gene encoding uncharacterized protein LOC117923538: protein PRPPVKPQRVTCYNHGSKCFLKYVTCPVQCPQVQPKDGKSKGCFLDCYSPICEAVCRGRKPNCNGVGAACFDPRFIGGDGIVFYFHGKGNEHFSLVSDINLQINSRFIGLRPAGRTRDYTWIQALGLMFGSHTFTLEATRTEKWDNEEDHLRFSYDGEALSIPEGLYSEWTSPENNLKVERIASKNSAIVTLSEAVEISVNVIPVTEEDNRIHNYQIPSNDSFAHLEVQFRFFNLSAQVEGILGQTYQPNFHNTAKAGVAMPIVGGADKYRTSSLLSADCKSCLFSPSNNVTGEGLLSMEYATLDCTGGVGSGNGIVCRK from the exons CCACGACCGCCTGTCAAGCCACAGCGTGTGACATGCTACAACCATGGTAGCAAATGCTTTTTGAAATATGTAACATGCCCAGTTCAGTGTCCCCAGGTCCAACCTAAAGATGGGAAATCTAAGGGATGCTTTCTTGATTGTTACTCCCCCATATGTGAGGCTGTTTGCAGAG GACGTAAACCAAATTGCAATGGCGTGGGAGCTGCCTGCTTTGACCCTCGCTTCATAGGTGGAGATGGCATTGTGTTCTACTTCCATGGCAAGGGCAATGAGCATTTCAGCCTGGTCTCTGAtatcaatctccaaatcaattCCCGGTTCATTGGTCTCCGCCCTGCTGGAAGAACCCGGGACTATACATGGATCCAGGCCTTGGGTCTCATGTTTGGCTCTCACACCTTTACCCTTGAAGCCACAAGAACAGAAAAATGGGACAACGAGGAGGATCACTTGCGGTTCTCTTACGATGGAGAAGCTTTATCCATTCCAGAAGGCCTTTACTCGGAATGGACCTCTCCAGAGAACAATCTCAAAGTGGAGAGGATTGCAAGCAAGAACAGCGCCATAGTCACCCTCTCAGAAGCTGTAGAGATATCAGTTAATGTGATTCCAGTGACGGAGGAAGATAACAGAATCCACAATTACCAGATACCTTCCAACGACAGTTTCGCCCACTTGGAAGTACAATTCAGGTTCTTTAATCTGTCAGCTCAAGTAGAGGGAATTCTTGGGCAGACTTACCAACCTAACTTCCACAATACAGCAAAAGCGGGTGTTGCAATGCCTATTGTTGGTGGGGCGGACAAGTACAGGACTAGTTCTCTTCTCTCGGCAGACTGTAAGTCATGCCTGTTCTCTCCCAGCAACAACGTGACAGGAGAGGGCTTACTATCAATGGAATATGCCACACTTGACTGCACCGGTGGGGTTGGCAGCGGCAATGGAATAGTGTGCAGGAAATGA